One Cucumis melo cultivar AY chromosome 8, USDA_Cmelo_AY_1.0, whole genome shotgun sequence genomic window, ttaTTTTATACAAGGATTCACCTCATCTTTTCATGATCTGCAGCATCAATTGCATTTCCACACATTTTTGAAAAGAGATTTTTTACGTTATCTATGTCATGAACCAAATTGCCTAAAATTCCTTCTATATTGactatcttattgaacaaaaaattCTCTGCGCCATCCTTTGAAACAGACTGTGGCCCTTTCCAATTACAGTGATCTTTGTTGTACGAAGTTCTAGCATCACTGTtgtgttcttgatccaatggaaatttattcttttcattTGATGGCTTACCCCCACCAAATGGTATCATGTACGACATTTCCATTTCAGTTTCTGTTGCTATAAGAGGCTGAACATCAAactaaacaaacaaacaaaacaacacGTGCCACAAATCAGTTTGTTAGGGAATGTAAATTATCAATTACATACACTTAATATATGTTTGTATACTCACAGCCTCAGATTGAAAAACCTTCTCTGAAAGGTCCTTCCACTCTGGATGAACATCTGCTGCCCAATTGTTCATTCTAGGTGTGCCAAAGGAGATCCTCATTgcaaaaaaatttgaatttaacgcGAGTAAGGGGATGGTCTCGTACGCCCACACACACAAGGCAAATGGAAATCCACCGACTCCTATTGCTGAAGCATCATTGCTTTTAATGGCCTTCTTCACAAAATCTATTGTAATCTCATAAGAGATTCTCCCCCATGGATAGCTATCAAACTGTTCCTTATCATCAATCAATAAGGTATATTCATGGTTTATTCCTGTCCTTAATTGCTTACCAAGTATAAACATCTCTAGAATGTATAGCTTTGCCATTTTGACAACATCTTTGTTTCTCCCTTTATCCATTTCTGTGAATACCTCATGTAGTTTTGTCCTTCTAATAGTTTTCTCACCACCAAAATACCTCTTATTAAACTTACCTTTTTGAATTTTGGACATATCAATTGCAGGTAGTTCCCCACAATTCAAACCTGTTATCAAGGCAAAGTCCTTCATCCCGAACTTATGTATTCTACCCTCGAGATTGAACCATAGTTCATGGCGATTTTTAGAACAACATTGACGTCTAATCAAATGATAAAAGAGTTGGGATGAGAACTTGGAGACCTTTAAGTCTAAGAAATATCCAAAGCAGCTTTTCTTGAACTTCTTTAGTTGCCTTTCGTTCAGTGTATTCTTTATAATTGATATAACATCAAGCTTACTATACAAATTTATCCGTTGAGTAGTGGACCAGCTACTCCTTGGTAATAATAAAGGGTACTCCTGTCATCGGAAAATAAGAACATAAACAAAAGTAAATATTGAAAGCTACATAGCATGTAATCAAAttgaataatatataaataaccAACCTTATAAACATCCACCTCATCATCATGTTCAGAAGGTGAACTAGAAACTCCTGATTTATTTCCCTTCTTTCCTCGTTTTTTTCTCTTACCATGTCCACCCTGCTTCTACGAGTACATACATATAAGAACCCATTATCTAATCTAAAAGTAAACAGacatttaaattataaaaactaaattttcgtttgataattatttagtttttgaaatttgtacTGTTTCTTTTCACAATTTCTTTACAATGGTCCTCGCCCTTTTCAAGATAAACTTCAAATTCTTTGCTaagttttaaaaacttttttcttttttagttttcaaaacttgaaATAGATTTTGAAAACATTATTAGAAAGTCTGATACCAAAACAAAGAAAATCACATGTGAAAGTAGTATTTTATAATCTTAAATGGAGTATGATTTCTTTTACCTTAGATTGTTCAGCAATCTTCTTCTTTTGCCTTGTTTCCACACCTCTCCTAGAGTCTTGATCAGTATCAATTTCGGACGTCTCTTCGTTTTGTTCTTGCTATAAAATATATGTTTCAACAACTCATCAATACTGAGAAATTTGAAAGCTTACAAACTTGGGAATAAAATTTACCACTTCAGAGCTCGccgattttctctttttcttctttcggGTAGCCTTGACGGATGCAGGGGACTGTTTTTCCTGTTTGATATTACACTCTTCAATATCAAATGAATTCCCACCAAGCTGTTACAATTTGGCAGCGAGTTAGAACTAATAATGATATTTAATAATCAAATATAATGGTAAATGAAAGTTACATAGTTACCTCGGTAGTATCCACATTATTCTCTTTAATATTATCACACAAATTTCCACCAAGCTGTTTCAATTTTGGCAGCAAGTAAGAACTAAGAAAGATATCTAAAAGTCATATACAATCGTAAATGAAGTTACATATTTACCTCAGTACTATCCACATTATTCTCTTCAATATCATCACACGAATTTCCACCAAGCTGTTGCAATTTTGGCAGCAAGTAAGAAATTAAGAAAGATATCTATAAGTCATATAATCATAAACGAAAGTTACACATTTACCTCAGTAGTATCCATATTATTCTCTTTAATATCAAATGAATTTCCACTGAGCTGTTACAATTTGGCAGCGAGTTAGAactaagaaaaatatttaaaagtcaAATATAGTGGTA contains:
- the LOC103484737 gene encoding uncharacterized protein LOC103484737 isoform X31 — protein: MMSHSRIEAASTLEFFKVFLPDSCTLHMSIPPAFMKHLNGTFPEKATMQDHTGNSWGITLEKLDDLLYFKNGWKAFVDYHSLKYGDFLVFQYDGHCMFDVKIFGKNGCKKAAAAKAASSIPVLETEIVEAGNSVSDSEAKVADAGNSIANLEAMSADAGNSDSKLEVVEADTVNAVPTLRVKEEPVVEEEDVNPSISHKRKRLQDGSELDHKSKSIVPLNRGGPYNVSNSVEQAIPRGPFFERTMKRWSSQMLVEEPLHYMPFFGVENFRIEPFKIIPVRTNPEVAKYFEECNQFRERSWEMLCSHAHSLSANQELKYIQFEHEEVDRQQNEQYFQDDLQEDNQSEGPDIIMTDELPISQSEEILYLEYQPLRTDTEDNRKSAKMDTTELGGNSCDDIEENNVDSTELGGNLCDNIKENNVDTTELGGNSFDIEECNIKQEKQSPASVKATRKKKKRKSASSEVQEQNEETSEIDTDQDSRRGVETRQKKKIAEQSKKQGGHGKRKKRGKKGNKSGVSSSPSEHDDEVDVYKEYPLLLPRSSWSTTQRINLYSKLDVISIIKNTLNERQLKKFKKSCFGYFLDLKVSKFSSQLFYHLIRRQCCSKNRHELWFNLEGRIHKFGMKDFALITGLNCGELPAIDMSKIQKGKFNKRYFGGEKTIRRTKLHEVFTEMDKGRNKDVVKMAKLYILEMFILGKQLRTGINHEYTLLIDDKEQFDSYPWGRISYEITIDFVKKAIKSNDASAIGVGGFPFALCVWAYETIPLLALNSNFFAMRISFGTPRMNNWAADVHPEWKDLSEKVFQSEAFDVQPLIATETEMEMSYMIPFGGGKPSNEKNKFPLDQEHNSDARTSYNKDHCNWKGPQSVSKDGAENFLFNKIVNIEGILGNLVHDIDNVKNLFSKMCGNAIDAADHEKMRKQEK
- the LOC103484737 gene encoding uncharacterized protein LOC103484737 isoform X25 produces the protein MMSHSRIEAASTLEFFKVFLPDSCTLHMSIPPAFMKHLNGTFPEKATMQDHTGNSWGITLEKLDDLLYFKNGWKAFVDYHSLKYGDFLVFQYDGHCMFDVKIFGKNGCKKAAAAKAASSIPVLETEIVEAGNSVSDSEAKVADAGNSIANLEAMSADAGNSDSKLEVVEADTVNAVPTLRVKEEPVVEEEDVNPSISHKRKRLQDGSELDHKSKSIVPLNRGGPYNVSNSVEQAIPRGPFFERTMKRWSSQMLVEEPLHYMPFFGVENFRIEPFKIIPVRTNPEVAKYFEECNQFRERSWEMLCSHAHSLSANQELKYIQFEHEEVDRQQNEQYFQDDLQEDNQSEGPDIIMTDELPISQSEEILYLEYQPLRTDTEDNRKSAKMDTTELGGNSCDDIEENNVDSTELGGNSCDDIEENNVDSTELGGNLCDNIKENNVDTTELGGNSFDIEECNIKQEKQSPASVKATRKKKKRKSASSEVQEQNEETSEIDTDQDSRRGVETRQKKKIAEQSKKQGGHGKRKKRGKKGNKSGVSSSPSEHDDEVDVYKEYPLLLPRSSWSTTQRINLYSKLDVISIIKNTLNERQLKKFKKSCFGYFLDLKVSKFSSQLFYHLIRRQCCSKNRHELWFNLEGRIHKFGMKDFALITGLNCGELPAIDMSKIQKGKFNKRYFGGEKTIRRTKLHEVFTEMDKGRNKDVVKMAKLYILEMFILGKQLRTGINHEYTLLIDDKEQFDSYPWGRISYEITIDFVKKAIKSNDASAIGVGGFPFALCVWAYETIPLLALNSNFFAMRISFGTPRMNNWAADVHPEWKDLSEKVFQSEAFDVQPLIATETEMEMSYMIPFGGGKPSNEKNKFPLDQEHNSDARTSYNKDHCNWKGPQSVSKDGAENFLFNKIVNIEGILGNLVHDIDNVKNLFSKMCGNAIDAADHEKMRKQEK
- the LOC103484737 gene encoding uncharacterized protein LOC103484737 isoform X27, producing MMSHSRIEAASTLEFFKVFLPDSCTLHMSIPPAFMKHLNGTFPEKATMQDHTGNSWGITLEKLDDLLYFKNGWKAFVDYHSLKYGDFLVFQYDGHCMFDVKIFGKNGCKKAAAAKAASSIPVLETEIVEAGNSVSDSEAKVADAGNSIANLEAMSADAGNSDSKLEVVEADTVNAVPTLRVKEEPVVEEEDVNPSISHKRKRLQDGSELDHKSKSIVPLNRGGPYNVSNSVEQAIPRGPFFERTMKRWSSQMLVEEPLHYMPFFGVENFRIEPFKIIPVRTNPEVAKYFEECNQFRERSWEMLCSHAHSLSANQELKYIQFEHEEVDRQQNEQYFQDDLQEDNQSEGPDIIMTDELPISQSEEILYLEYQPLRTDTEDNRKSAKMDTTELGGNSCDDIEENNVDSTELGGNLCDNIKENNVDTTELGGNLCDNIKENNVDTTELGGNSFDIEECNIKQEKQSPASVKATRKKKKRKSASSEVQEQNEETSEIDTDQDSRRGVETRQKKKIAEQSKKQGGHGKRKKRGKKGNKSGVSSSPSEHDDEVDVYKEYPLLLPRSSWSTTQRINLYSKLDVISIIKNTLNERQLKKFKKSCFGYFLDLKVSKFSSQLFYHLIRRQCCSKNRHELWFNLEGRIHKFGMKDFALITGLNCGELPAIDMSKIQKGKFNKRYFGGEKTIRRTKLHEVFTEMDKGRNKDVVKMAKLYILEMFILGKQLRTGINHEYTLLIDDKEQFDSYPWGRISYEITIDFVKKAIKSNDASAIGVGGFPFALCVWAYETIPLLALNSNFFAMRISFGTPRMNNWAADVHPEWKDLSEKVFQSEAFDVQPLIATETEMEMSYMIPFGGGKPSNEKNKFPLDQEHNSDARTSYNKDHCNWKGPQSVSKDGAENFLFNKIVNIEGILGNLVHDIDNVKNLFSKMCGNAIDAADHEKMRKQEK
- the LOC103484737 gene encoding uncharacterized protein LOC103484737 isoform X24 — translated: MMSHSRIEAASTLEFFKVFLPDSCTLHMSIPPAFMKHLNGTFPEKATMQDHTGNSWGITLEKLDDLLYFKNGWKAFVDYHSLKYGDFLVFQYDGHCMFDVKIFGKNGCKKAAAAKAASSIPVLETEIVEAGNSVSDSEAKVADAGNSIANLEAMSADAGNSDSKLEVVEADTVNAVPTLRVKEEPVVEEEDVNPSISHKRKRLQDGSELDHKSKSIVPLNRGGPYNVSNSVEQAIPRGPFFERTMKRWSSQMLVEEPLHYMPFFGVENFRIEPFKIIPVRTNPEVAKYFEECNQFRERSWEMLCSHAHSLSANQELKYIQFEHEEVDRQQNEQYFQDDLQEDNQSEGPDIIMTDELPISQSEEILYLEYQPLRTDTEDNRKSAKMDTTELGGNSCDDIEENNVDSTELGGNLCDNIKENNVDTTELGGNSCDDIEENNVDSTELGGNLCDNIKENNVDTTELGGNSFDIEECNIKQEKQSPASVKATRKKKKRKSASSEVQEQNEETSEIDTDQDSRRGVETRQKKKIAEQSKKQGGHGKRKKRGKKGNKSGVSSSPSEHDDEVDVYKEYPLLLPRSSWSTTQRINLYSKLDVISIIKNTLNERQLKKFKKSCFGYFLDLKVSKFSSQLFYHLIRRQCCSKNRHELWFNLEGRIHKFGMKDFALITGLNCGELPAIDMSKIQKGKFNKRYFGGEKTIRRTKLHEVFTEMDKGRNKDVVKMAKLYILEMFILGKQLRTGINHEYTLLIDDKEQFDSYPWGRISYEITIDFVKKAIKSNDASAIGVGGFPFALCVWAYETIPLLALNSNFFAMRISFGTPRMNNWAADVHPEWKDLSEKVFQSEAFDVQPLIATETEMEMSYMIPFGGGKPSNEKNKFPLDQEHNSDARTSYNKDHCNWKGPQSVSKDGAENFLFNKIVNIEGILGNLVHDIDNVKNLFSKMCGNAIDAADHEKMRKQEK
- the LOC103484737 gene encoding uncharacterized protein LOC103484737 isoform X13 — encoded protein: MMSHSRIEAASTLEFFKVFLPDSCTLHMSIPPAFMKHLNGTFPEKATMQDHTGNSWGITLEKLDDLLYFKNGWKAFVDYHSLKYGDFLVFQYDGHCMFDVKIFGKNGCKKAAAAKAASSIPVLETEIVEAGNSVSDSEAKVADAGNSIANLEAMSADAGNSDSKLEVVEADTVNAVPTLRVKEEPVVEEEDVNPSISHKRKRLQDGSELDHKSKSIVPLNRGGPYNVSNSVEQAIPRGPFFERTMKRWSSQMLVEEPLHYMPFFGVENFRIEPFKIIPVRTNPEVAKYFEECNQFRERSWEMLCSHAHSLSANQELKYIQFEHEEVDRQQNEQYFQDDLQEDNQSEGPDIIMTDELPISQSEEILYLEYQPLRTDTEDNRKSAKMDTTELVGNSYDIEENNMDATTELGGNLCDNIKENNVDTTELSGNSFDIEENNMDTELGGSSCDNIEKNNVDSTELGGNLCDNIKENNVDTTELSGNSFDIKENNMDTTELGGNSCDDIEENNVDSTELGGNLCDNIKENNVDTTELGGNSFDIEECNIKQEKQSPASVKATRKKKKRKSASSEVQEQNEETSEIDTDQDSRRGVETRQKKKIAEQSKKQGGHGKRKKRGKKGNKSGVSSSPSEHDDEVDVYKEYPLLLPRSSWSTTQRINLYSKLDVISIIKNTLNERQLKKFKKSCFGYFLDLKVSKFSSQLFYHLIRRQCCSKNRHELWFNLEGRIHKFGMKDFALITGLNCGELPAIDMSKIQKGKFNKRYFGGEKTIRRTKLHEVFTEMDKGRNKDVVKMAKLYILEMFILGKQLRTGINHEYTLLIDDKEQFDSYPWGRISYEITIDFVKKAIKSNDASAIGVGGFPFALCVWAYETIPLLALNSNFFAMRISFGTPRMNNWAADVHPEWKDLSEKVFQSEAFDVQPLIATETEMEMSYMIPFGGGKPSNEKNKFPLDQEHNSDARTSYNKDHCNWKGPQSVSKDGAENFLFNKIVNIEGILGNLVHDIDNVKNLFSKMCGNAIDAADHEKMRKQEK
- the LOC103484737 gene encoding uncharacterized protein LOC103484737 isoform X4, whose amino-acid sequence is MMSHSRIEAASTLEFFKVFLPDSCTLHMSIPPAFMKHLNGTFPEKATMQDHTGNSWGITLEKLDDLLYFKNGWKAFVDYHSLKYGDFLVFQYDGHCMFDVKIFGKNGCKKAAAAKAASSIPVLETEIVEAGNSVSDSEAKVADAGNSIANLEAMSADAGNSDSKLEVVEADTVNAVPTLRVKEEPVVEEEDVNPSISHKRKRLQDGSDHKSKSIVPLNRGGPYNVSNSVEQAIPRGPFFERTMKRWSSQMLVEEPLHYMPFFGVENFRIEPFKIIPVRTNPEVAKYFEECNQFRERSWEMLCSHAHSLSANQELKYIQFEHEEVDRQQNEQYFQDDLQEDNQSEGPDIIMTDELPISQSEEILYLEYQPLRTDTEDNRKSAKMDTTELVGNSYDIEENNMDATTELGGNLCDNIKENNVDTTELSGNSFDIEENNMDTELGGSSCDNIEKNNVDSTELGGNLCDNIKENNVDTTELSGNSFDIKENNMDITELGGNSCDDIEENNVDSTELGGNLCDNIKENNVDTTELSGNSFDIKENNMDTTELGGNSCDDIEENNVDSTELGGNLCDNIKENNVDTTELGGNSFDIEECNIKQEKQSPASVKATRKKKKRKSASSEVQEQNEETSEIDTDQDSRRGVETRQKKKIAEQSKKQGGHGKRKKRGKKGNKSGVSSSPSEHDDEVDVYKEYPLLLPRSSWSTTQRINLYSKLDVISIIKNTLNERQLKKFKKSCFGYFLDLKVSKFSSQLFYHLIRRQCCSKNRHELWFNLEGRIHKFGMKDFALITGLNCGELPAIDMSKIQKGKFNKRYFGGEKTIRRTKLHEVFTEMDKGRNKDVVKMAKLYILEMFILGKQLRTGINHEYTLLIDDKEQFDSYPWGRISYEITIDFVKKAIKSNDASAIGVGGFPFALCVWAYETIPLLALNSNFFAMRISFGTPRMNNWAADVHPEWKDLSEKVFQSEAFDVQPLIATETEMEMSYMIPFGGGKPSNEKNKFPLDQEHNSDARTSYNKDHCNWKGPQSVSKDGAENFLFNKIVNIEGILGNLVHDIDNVKNLFSKMCGNAIDAADHEKMRKQEK
- the LOC103484737 gene encoding uncharacterized protein LOC103484737 isoform X30, coding for MMSHSRIEAASTLEFFKVFLPDSCTLHMSIPPAFMKHLNGTFPEKATMQDHTGNSWGITLEKLDDLLYFKNGWKAFVDYHSLKYGDFLVFQYDGHCMFDVKIFGKNGCKKAAAAKAASSIPVLETEIVEAGNSVSDSEAKVADAGNSIANLEAMSADAGNSDSKLEVVEADTVNAVPTLRVKEEPVVEEEDVNPSISHKRKRLQDGSELDHKSKSIVPLNRGGPYNVSNSVEQAIPRGPFFERTMKRWSSQMLVEEPLHYMPFFGVENFRIEPFKIIPVRTNPEVAKYFEECNQFRERSWEMLCSHAHSLSANQELKYIQFEHEEVDRQQNEQYFQDDLQEDNQSEGPDIIMTDELPISQSEEILYLEYQPLRTDTEDNRKSAKMDTTELVGNSYDIEENNMDATTELGGNLCDNIKENNVDTTELGGNSFDIEECNIKQEKQSPASVKATRKKKKRKSASSEVQEQNEETSEIDTDQDSRRGVETRQKKKIAEQSKKQGGHGKRKKRGKKGNKSGVSSSPSEHDDEVDVYKEYPLLLPRSSWSTTQRINLYSKLDVISIIKNTLNERQLKKFKKSCFGYFLDLKVSKFSSQLFYHLIRRQCCSKNRHELWFNLEGRIHKFGMKDFALITGLNCGELPAIDMSKIQKGKFNKRYFGGEKTIRRTKLHEVFTEMDKGRNKDVVKMAKLYILEMFILGKQLRTGINHEYTLLIDDKEQFDSYPWGRISYEITIDFVKKAIKSNDASAIGVGGFPFALCVWAYETIPLLALNSNFFAMRISFGTPRMNNWAADVHPEWKDLSEKVFQSEAFDVQPLIATETEMEMSYMIPFGGGKPSNEKNKFPLDQEHNSDARTSYNKDHCNWKGPQSVSKDGAENFLFNKIVNIEGILGNLVHDIDNVKNLFSKMCGNAIDAADHEKMRKQEK
- the LOC103484737 gene encoding uncharacterized protein LOC103484737 isoform X9, with translation MMSHSRIEAASTLEFFKVFLPDSCTLHMSIPPAFMKHLNGTFPEKATMQDHTGNSWGITLEKLDDLLYFKNGWKAFVDYHSLKYGDFLVFQYDGHCMFDVKIFGKNGCKKAAAAKAASSIPVLETEIVEAGNSVSDSEAKVADAGNSIANLEAMSADAGNSDSKLEVVEADTVNAVPTLRVKEEPVVEEEDVNPSISHKRKRLQDGSELDHKSKSIVPLNRGGPYNVSNSVEQAIPRGPFFERTMKRWSSQMLVEEPLHYMPFFGVENFRIEPFKIIPVRTNPEVAKYFEECNQFRERSWEMLCSHAHSLSANQELKYIQFEHEEVDRQQNEQYFQDDLQEDNQSEGPDIIMTDELPISQSEEILYLEYQPLRTDTEDNRKSAKMDTTELVGNSYDIEENNMDATTELGGNLCDNIKENNVDTTELSGNSFDIKENNMDITELGGNSCDDIEENNVDSTELGGNLCDNIKENNVDTTELSGNSFDIKENNMDTTELGGNSCDDIEENNVDSTELGGNLCDNIKENNVDTTELGGNSFDIEECNIKQEKQSPASVKATRKKKKRKSASSEVQEQNEETSEIDTDQDSRRGVETRQKKKIAEQSKKQGGHGKRKKRGKKGNKSGVSSSPSEHDDEVDVYKEYPLLLPRSSWSTTQRINLYSKLDVISIIKNTLNERQLKKFKKSCFGYFLDLKVSKFSSQLFYHLIRRQCCSKNRHELWFNLEGRIHKFGMKDFALITGLNCGELPAIDMSKIQKGKFNKRYFGGEKTIRRTKLHEVFTEMDKGRNKDVVKMAKLYILEMFILGKQLRTGINHEYTLLIDDKEQFDSYPWGRISYEITIDFVKKAIKSNDASAIGVGGFPFALCVWAYETIPLLALNSNFFAMRISFGTPRMNNWAADVHPEWKDLSEKVFQSEAFDVQPLIATETEMEMSYMIPFGGGKPSNEKNKFPLDQEHNSDARTSYNKDHCNWKGPQSVSKDGAENFLFNKIVNIEGILGNLVHDIDNVKNLFSKMCGNAIDAADHEKMRKQEK
- the LOC103484737 gene encoding uncharacterized protein LOC103484737 isoform X22; this translates as MMSHSRIEAASTLEFFKVFLPDSCTLHMSIPPAFMKHLNGTFPEKATMQDHTGNSWGITLEKLDDLLYFKNGWKAFVDYHSLKYGDFLVFQYDGHCMFDVKIFGKNGCKKAAAAKAASSIPVLETEIVEAGNSVSDSEAKVADAGNSIANLEAMSADAGNSDSKLEVVEADTVNAVPTLRVKEEPVVEEEDVNPSISHKRKRLQDGSELDHKSKSIVPLNRGGPYNVSNSVEQAIPRGPFFERTMKRWSSQMLVEEPLHYMPFFGVENFRIEPFKIIPVRTNPEVAKYFEECNQFRERSWEMLCSHAHSLSANQELKYIQFEHEEVDRQQNEQYFQDDLQEDNQSEGPDIIMTDELPISQSEEILYLEYQPLRTDTEDNRKSAKMDTTELVGNSYDIEENNMDATTELGGNLCDNIKENNVDTTELSGNSFDIEENNMDTELGGSSCDNIEKNNVDSTELGGNLCDNIKENNVDTTELGGNSFDIEECNIKQEKQSPASVKATRKKKKRKSASSEVQEQNEETSEIDTDQDSRRGVETRQKKKIAEQSKKQGGHGKRKKRGKKGNKSGVSSSPSEHDDEVDVYKEYPLLLPRSSWSTTQRINLYSKLDVISIIKNTLNERQLKKFKKSCFGYFLDLKVSKFSSQLFYHLIRRQCCSKNRHELWFNLEGRIHKFGMKDFALITGLNCGELPAIDMSKIQKGKFNKRYFGGEKTIRRTKLHEVFTEMDKGRNKDVVKMAKLYILEMFILGKQLRTGINHEYTLLIDDKEQFDSYPWGRISYEITIDFVKKAIKSNDASAIGVGGFPFALCVWAYETIPLLALNSNFFAMRISFGTPRMNNWAADVHPEWKDLSEKVFQSEAFDVQPLIATETEMEMSYMIPFGGGKPSNEKNKFPLDQEHNSDARTSYNKDHCNWKGPQSVSKDGAENFLFNKIVNIEGILGNLVHDIDNVKNLFSKMCGNAIDAADHEKMRKQEK
- the LOC103484737 gene encoding uncharacterized protein LOC103484737 isoform X23 translates to MMSHSRIEAASTLEFFKVFLPDSCTLHMSIPPAFMKHLNGTFPEKATMQDHTGNSWGITLEKLDDLLYFKNGWKAFVDYHSLKYGDFLVFQYDGHCMFDVKIFGKNGCKKAAAAKAASSIPVLETEIVEAGNSVSDSEAKVADAGNSIANLEAMSADAGNSDSKLEVVEADTVNAVPTLRVKEEPVVEEEDVNPSISHKRKRLQDGSELDHKSKSIVPLNRGGPYNVSNSVEQAIPRGPFFERTMKRWSSQMLVEEPLHYMPFFGVENFRIEPFKIIPVRTNPEVAKYFEECNQFRERSWEMLCSHAHSLSANQELKYIQFEHEEVDRQQNEQYFQDDLQEDNQSEGPDIIMTDELPISQSEEILYLEYQPLRTDTEDNRKSAKMDTTELVGNSYDIEENNMDATTELGGNLCDNIKENNVDTTELSGNSFDIEENNMDTELGGSSCDNIEKNNVDSTELGGNLCDNIKENNVDTTELGGNSFDIEECNIKQEKQSPASVKATRKKKKRKSASSEVQEQNEETSEIDTDQDSRRGVETRQKKKIAEQSKKQGGHGKRKKRGKKGNKSGVSSSPSEHDDEVDVYKEYPLLLPRSSWSTTQRINLYSKLDVISIIKNTLNERQLKKFKKSCFGYFLDLKVSKFSSQLFYHLIRRQCCSKNRHELWFNLEGRIHKFGMKDFALITGLNCGELPAIDMSKIQKGKFNKRYFGGEKTIRRTKLHEVFTEMDKGRNKDVVKMAKLYILEMFILGKQLRTGINHEYTLLIDDKEQFDSYPWGRISYEITIDFVKKAIKSNDASAIGVGGFPFALCVWAYETIPLLALNSNFFAMRISFGTPRMNNWAADVHPEWKDLSEKVFQSEAFDVQPLIATETEMEMSYMIPFGGGKPSNEKNKFPLDQEHNSDARTSYNKDHCNWKGPQSVSKDGAENFLFNKIVNIEGILGNLVHDIDNVKNLFSKMCGNAIDAADHEKMRKQEK
- the LOC103484737 gene encoding uncharacterized protein LOC103484737 isoform X7, whose product is MMSHSRIEAASTLEFFKVFLPDSCTLHMSIPPAFMKHLNGTFPEKATMQDHTGNSWGITLEKLDDLLYFKNGWKAFVDYHSLKYGDFLVFQYDGHCMFDVKIFGKNGCKKAAAAKAASSIPVLETEIVEAGNSVSDSEAKVADAGNSIANLEAMSADAGNSDSKLEVVEADTVNAVPTLRVKEEPVVEEEDVNPSISHKRKRLQDGSELDHKSKSIVPLNRGGPYNVSNSVEQAIPRGPFFERTMKRWSSQMLVEEPLHYMPFFGVENFRIEPFKIIPVRTNPEVAKYFEECNQFRERSWEMLCSHAHSLSANQELKYIQFEHEEVDRQQNEQYFQDDLQEDNQSEGPDIIMTDELPISQSEEILYLEYQPLRTDTEDNRKSAKMDTTELVGNSYDIEENNMDATTELGGNLCDNIKENNVDTTELSGNSFDIEENNMDTELGGSSCDNIEKNNVDSTELGGNLCDNIKENNVDTTELSGNSFDIKENNMDITELGGNSCDDIEENNVDSTELGGNSCDDIEENNVDSTELGGNLCDNIKENNVDTTELGGNSFDIEECNIKQEKQSPASVKATRKKKKRKSASSEVQEQNEETSEIDTDQDSRRGVETRQKKKIAEQSKKQGGHGKRKKRGKKGNKSGVSSSPSEHDDEVDVYKEYPLLLPRSSWSTTQRINLYSKLDVISIIKNTLNERQLKKFKKSCFGYFLDLKVSKFSSQLFYHLIRRQCCSKNRHELWFNLEGRIHKFGMKDFALITGLNCGELPAIDMSKIQKGKFNKRYFGGEKTIRRTKLHEVFTEMDKGRNKDVVKMAKLYILEMFILGKQLRTGINHEYTLLIDDKEQFDSYPWGRISYEITIDFVKKAIKSNDASAIGVGGFPFALCVWAYETIPLLALNSNFFAMRISFGTPRMNNWAADVHPEWKDLSEKVFQSEAFDVQPLIATETEMEMSYMIPFGGGKPSNEKNKFPLDQEHNSDARTSYNKDHCNWKGPQSVSKDGAENFLFNKIVNIEGILGNLVHDIDNVKNLFSKMCGNAIDAADHEKMRKQEK